The DNA window GCGCGAGCACCCCGGTGGCGAGCAGCGCGAAGAGCGGGGCGCGCCGGAGCTGGCGCGCGGCGAGCGAGAGCGAGGTCATTCCCCGCACCCTACCCCCATCCTCAGGCCACGGCCTGCAGGCCGAGCGCGCGCCCCTTGAGGGCCAGCTCGGTGCGGTTCTCCACGCCCAGCTTCCGGTACAGCGCCGTCATGTGGGACTTCACCGTGAGCTCGCTGATGCCGAGGTGCGCCGCGACCTTGAGGTTGTCCATGCCCGCGGAGACGCAGCGCAGCACCTGCCACTCGCGCGGGGTGAGCTCCGGGCGGCGCATGCCCTCGGCTCGCTGCTGCGCCTCCTGCGCGCGCAGCTGCCCGAGCCCTCCGTCCTGCAGCTGCTGCTCTCCGCGCGCCGCGGCCTCCACGGCCTGCAGCAGCTCGGTGGCCCCCAGGTCCTGCATGCGCAGCGCCGCCACCGCGCCCAGGCTGCGCGCCTCGGCGCCGAGCGCGTCACCGCCGCGGGTCAGCAGCACCACGACGTGGACGTGGAACCAGAAGCCCTTGAGCTCGCACAGCAGCTGGCGCGCGTCGGGGTCGAGCCCGGGGAACTCGCTGGACGGGTCCAGCAGGACGACCGCGGCGTCGAAGGGGCTCGCGTCCAGATGGGCGAAGAGCTCCTGCGCCGAGGTCGCCTCCGCCACCTCGAGGCCCGCTTCGCGCAGGGTGCGCGCCACCAGCTCGCGCAGCAGGCGCCGGGGCTCCAGCACCACCA is part of the Aggregicoccus sp. 17bor-14 genome and encodes:
- a CDS encoding response regulator transcription factor, producing the protein MEETRRVVVLEPRRLLRELVARTLREAGLEVAEATSAQELFAHLDASPFDAAVVLLDPSSEFPGLDPDARQLLCELKGFWFHVHVVVLLTRGGDALGAEARSLGAVAALRMQDLGATELLQAVEAAARGEQQLQDGGLGQLRAQEAQQRAEGMRRPELTPREWQVLRCVSAGMDNLKVAAHLGISELTVKSHMTALYRKLGVENRTELALKGRALGLQAVA